One Helianthus annuus cultivar XRQ/B chromosome 7, HanXRQr2.0-SUNRISE, whole genome shotgun sequence genomic region harbors:
- the LOC110926631 gene encoding uncharacterized mitochondrial protein AtMg00810-like: MIDCKPAETPMIANQKLQMELKAKLADKERYQWLVGKLIYLSHTQPDIAHAVGVVSQFMHQPQVAHMEVVLRIIRYLKGTVGHGVLFQPNGNLNVEAYTDADWAGDKGDRRSMSSYFTLIEEILSHGESKNRKLLLCQVMKQSSEG, from the coding sequence ATGATTGATTGTAAACCGGCAGAGACCCCAATGATAGCAAATCAGAAACTTCAAATGGAACTCAAAGCCAAACTAGCTGATAAAGAGAGATATCAATGGTTGGTAGGGAAGCTAATATATCTCTCTCATACTCAACCAGATATAGCACATGCAGTTGGTGTAGTTAGTCAATTCATGCACCAACCACAAGTCGCTCACATGGAAGTCGTCTTGAGAATTATTAGATATCTCAAAGGTACCGTCGGTCATGGGGTCTTGTTTCAACCAAACGGAAATTTGAATGTCGAAGCGTATACTGATGCAGATTGGGCCGGAGATAAAGGGGATCGAAGATCAATGTCTAGTTACTTCACCTTGATAGAGGAAATCTTGTCACATGGAGAATCAAAAAACAGAAAGTTGTTGCTTTGTCAAGTGATGAAGCAGAGTTCAGAGGGATAG